The genomic DNA GTGTGAAGGTAACAGGTAAGTGATAAGTTCTAAGTAGGTAACATAGTTTTCGTCGAAACAACCAATAattttttctgtaaaattttcatgttttaaagACAAACATAGTCTTTATTCACAGACAATCACAGTGTCTTTGGTTCCTTCTTGTTGCCACCACCACTTTGTAAATTACAACAAATTTTCAGTTATCCCGAGATCAAGAAGCTGTCTTGACCCATACGAAACTTGATCATAAGAAAATGGGAGTGTGTCAAAACTTTAGGATTTAATTTCCTGCGATGTaaactacgagtacctatatgGCAGTTGACAGGTGAAGGTATAAAACTATAAACATACGAGTGCCTCATATAATAGAaatgtattataaaaattaatcatgttGGTATTGTAGAGTCATTTTATGCAaacaaattacaatatttaaagcattcatcatgatcatttcagccataggacgtccactgctgaacataggcctctcctaaagatttccacaaagaccggttgcAGTTGGTAGCCACAtacatccagcgtcttcctgctacctttatgtgatcgtcggtccaccttgtgggtcatAATAGTTTTGTTCTACTAACATAACCTAACTTTACTCAAGGTTCTGAAGAATCTGACACAATAAAAAGGCGTAATGCCTTCACGCGAATACGTAACGGTGACCGTTCCCGCCACATGTTATTATTAGGTTTGGTGTCGATCATTTTGAAAGTCGACGGGAAACATTCTTTTTTATAGAATCTAGAATAACAACTTTTATTTTACTATAATGTTCACATTATAATACGAAACAGGTTGACCGGCCAATCattataaggctgagttgcaccaccttatgcACCACCTTACCCAGCCTTAGTctcattaaactaaataaagGCCTACCTACCTATTGTACTACCTATTGTGGTGGTGATATATACAAAGGATAATCCCTCAAAATAGCATATTTCACTCGGTGTATGTAAACAAAAAATGGTAAGGTACTTTCACAACACATCCATGAGATGGAGAGTTTCGGAAACTGGCCTTGTGCGTAAAGTCACATCCGCTTGGTTCCTGTTACATACAATAACGCGAATGAAGTAAGGCCTACATCTTTTGTTCTGTATTAACTGCTATCATTAAACAACCATTGTTCTAAAAAAGCAAAACACATATCCTAAGGAAATGAGGAGCATGGTGCCACTACAAGATACAAGGAAGCCGTACATTATTCATGGCCACTAATGAGCTGCACTGTTGTTCTTTCCCTTTGTGCGTCGTATTTTAATACTATCACATGAAAGCCATGACAAAAACAGAtttcaaactaaataaaaaaatctgaacaAAAGGACTAAAGAGTCGTTGAATATAAATAACAGAAACTCGGAACTGTAATAAGTAAGTGTCTATTTTAGTTAGTTTGGAATAGCAATACTATATTTTAcaaatatgtacctatgtacTCAGATGTGTTTAGAGAAATTATCTCGTTGGCAATTTACGAAAATCCAAGACAATTTATATGTTGACATGTaattaactttaactttgatttaTTTCTAGACCCCTTCAGAATTCGATAGCTCATCGCTCTCATTAAATCTTAACAACACGGACTTGTCTCAAACGCCTACAAATTTAATTACTGAATCAGCAGTAACCTATAAAATGATTTGTTCACCCGAAGCTTAAATTCTAAGAGGGATTACACACTAGATATTTATAACGCTTAAAAATTAAGTATAAAGGACACCGTCGTCACTCTTTTACCGGAGTATATCATTCTAAAAACGAAAAATAAGTGAATAATCTACCAAAACCTCGCTGTTTATCATTATGCCGATCGAAGGACTTTTCTATAGGGGAAACACACTCTAACACCTGCTACCAAAGTTTCCTCGAAGGTTCGTGTAAAAACGTCGAAAATATCCCTTTTTCGTGGCAACAAAAGTTCAGCAAGCTTAGGAACAATTAATTTTGACTGGGGTAGGCGCTAACGAATGCCGATCATCTATTTCAGACTCTACGTGACCAGAAGGGCTTTAGTAGGTAGTTTAGTTTTCTGTTAAAAGTGAGCATCACTCACAAATGCCCGGCGGTCGTTAGGTCGTATAATTTAGGCTTTCCTTCATCGGTTACTACGTAGTTAGTAAAATAGTTTGTCCGGAGTTATAGCGTACTAGACGCGTACGCAGCATTGTACGTTTTGTTGACGAAGCAGTAGCGTTGCGTACGGGACGTTGACGAGTATGCACGCGTACCTACAAACACTCTACAACATCACCGTGGACAGTGaagcttcgttcgtttcagccaaataacgtccactgttggacaaaggccccccaaggctttccataatgaacggtcctgcgctgcccgcatcttaTTGTTTGCTAATATCTTAGCATCCGCTAAAATTTAAAATGCACGAAAAAGAACCATGACATTTGCGTTATAAAGTTCGATCTGTAAACATCTTTATGTTCTTGACAATAAAAAGCGGTCAGGGCGATAGGGATTAACAAAGTCAacaattaaaatagattttgaCTATTGGAGTTTCGTGACTCGCGGAAGGCCCAGGAATTTCTGCTGAGGCACGTCAGTCTTAACAAGGGACAAGCAATCTGATTTCCTGTTAATTAGCCTAATAAAAATTACGAcgtgaattattttttaatctacAAATACCTGAATGTCATGTAACTTGAGATATTGATTGATATtttatacctattacaaataaaaaaaaatacttcctggaagtttaaataacttatttatttttgtatatatGTTCGTCGCCTTTTTAAAAATTTACCTAAGTTACTGGTACACGGTTCAGCTGTTTAAGCCCAAAACTGAACAGTTGAAGTAagtaattttgatgaattttcaaccgacttcaaaaaaggaggaggttctcaattcgacccgtatgtttttttttttatgtttgttacgcgataactccgccaattatgaaccgatttgaagaaatcttttttcggcgtataggtaatacctcaagggtggtcccatttaaatttaataatagaaaaaacaacccccaagggtggaaaattggggatgaacttttttatacgcaatatctccgccgattataaatcaatttgaacgattatttttttgctgaatacctaggtattatcaaaagggtggtttcatgcgaatttgaagaaaataattcacccccaagggtggaaaattggggatgaacttttttatacgcaatatctccgccgattatgaaccaatttgaacgattatttttttgttgaataggtattatcaaaagggtggtttcatgcgaatttgaagaaaatatttcacccccaagggtagaacttttttaatttttagttttttttttgtgttcacgcatttgaagtcggttttattttttttaaaagttaattatggtATAAAATCTAAATTGCACCTCCAAATCAAAAAAACATTCTATCTTTTCACGCCAAAAATGCGCCCCATTGTCTAAAAggggataaaaaaattatgagaaacccataatttattactttcgggatattaatattcatattttgTGCCCTCTTGAATAAAAACGTAAGAATATCAAAAGATTTTTAACGATAAGTTTTGGGACCTACTCCAGGTATAAATAGGTATACTTGACATTTAGAAACCGGGGTATTTGACGTGTATCAATGGGGTATTTTCGGCACCCTGAGTAATTTAGTTTACCTGATTAAATATTAGTTCTAAACATTGATTTACAAACCAGTTGACACAATTAATTTCAGACaatgtacatacatacacagAGCTGTTGGCAAGTATTGGTTTATGACCCTAAGCAAGGTTCGAATATAAATagatcaatatttatttataaatgataCGAATGTAACACTTCACAAAGTAAAGTTCAACATTTCTTACCAAAGTAGAAatgaaatatacataaaattaaatgtcacaaaacaaaaaagacTTAATTTTTGTTATAAGTACTCGTATTAATAGTACTTTTTCCGAGTCTTAATATCTACAGcgttattaatattagtaactagcggccgcccgcgactttgaacgcgtggatcccgttttatcctcttaggggtggagtttcgtaaaatccgttcttagtgagcacctacgttctaaaaggaaacccCATGCAAacttgagactcctagcacttgtactTGTTTTTTACTTAATTCATTTTTACAGCTTCTTGAAAAATATTGTCTAGAAACGACTGACGCATATTTTGTGATAATAACAGCCTTATttcatattaaaatttcttCTCGTTTAATATTATGCCTGTTACGAACGGCTCATCTGTACACCTGTCTGCAAGACTCCCCCTGACCCGAAGCCAGCACATTATGAACCACCACGTCACGTCACAAAGTTAAATGAACTTTTAACTCTTTTGGTAGCCCACCTTAAGGCCGGTCGTATCAATCTCTCCCGCTTTCTCTCTCTTTTCTTGATATTCATATTCTATCATTGttgagagagagggagagatgttacgaacggcctcttttgatagcgtttatggtttatatttttatattttttctatatgTCACTTGTCATCTTTCTGTCTCTTCTTTACCCTGTAATCCTGTATCTtcctttattcctcttttttattATATCGCTTTCCCTTCCTTGAGCCTGGGTATCATTTTTATCCCTTTTCTATCCCAATTCCTAACATTTTGTTTGCCAATTCCTCGGCAAAGCAAGCTGAAAAAGCTTCATGTGGTCCTTGGGGAGGACGGCCTACTGAGACTCTCAGGGCGTGTGGGAGCAATTACCGGCGTGCCAGATGCAATGAATTTTCCTATTATCTTGGATGGAACTCATCAAGCCGTGCGACTACTAATTGAGCACGAGCACCGTCGACTGGCCCAACTCAAAGAATGTTCTTGCTTGGCTACGAAGTGACGCGCGGTCATATCTTCCTTTTGTTGCGCACCGCCTGGCAGATATTTTGGAGCTTTCCACCATTGATGAGTGGCGTTGGGTTCCAACTGTGTTGAATGTCGCTGACGATGCCACCCGTCCTAACTCAAATACTCCCCTTCCTAACAGTAGATGGATTGAAGGTCCAGAGTTCTTGAAAGCCCCGTCTAGTGACTGGCCTGTTGAAATTTCTACCAGTGGGCACTTTAACACTGACGAGCTAAAACCAAGCGCTAGAATTAACCTCATTAACGTAGGTCATATTTCAACCACATCCATTATTCCATCTGTCATACCTTTGTGTGCGGATCCGTTCCGCTTCAGCCAATGGCTGCGTTTGCTCCGCTCTACAGCGCGCGCGCATTTGTACATCAGGAGCTTGAAAGGTAGAGCTAGTGTGTGCGCCTCAACCTCCCACGCTCCTGGCTCTGTTAGCTCTACTAAACTTATGCCGCTGTCTGCCGATGATATGTACATCGCCCGGTCTTTCTCCAGGCCCAAGTGGACTCCTTTCAAGAAGAAATGGCTGCTATACGCCAAGGTTTGCCAATTCCTCGGCAAAGCAAGCTGCAAAAGCTTCATGTGGTCCTTGGGGAGGACGGCCTACTGAGACTCTCAGGGCGTGTGGGAGTAATTACCGGCGTGCCAGATGCAATGAATTTTCCTATTATCTTGGATGGAACTCATCAAGCCGTGCGACTACTAATTGAGCACGAGCACCGTCGACTAGCCCATGGCAATAATGAAACCGTCGTGAACGAGCTACGCCAGGAGTTTTTCATCTTAAACCTTAGAAGCACCGTCAGATCTGTGGGGCACAGGTGTCAATTTTGCCGTATCAGGAAAGCAACCGCTGTGATTCCTCCTATGGGAAATCTACCTGCTTCCCGTCTAACCCACCATTGTCGTCCTTTCACGTGTGTTGGACTAGATTACTTCGGCCCCGTCCAGGTGACGATTGGCAGGCGGCACGAAAAACGGTATGTCGCCTTGTTTACGTGCCTGACGACCCGGGCAGTTCATTTGGAAGTTGTGCACGATCTGTCAACTGACGCCGCGATAATGGCTTTACGTCGGTTTGTAGCCCGTCGAGGCACGCCTAAGGAGATCTGGTCGGATAATGGAACTAGCTTTGTTGGAGCGACGAAATTCCTTCGCGAGCTCTATGGTCCAAAATTGAACGACTTCACTGTCAACAACGGAATAGAATGGCGTTTCATACCGCCTTCGGCGCCTTCAATGGGCGGAGCTTGGGAGCGCTTAGTGCGTTCCGTTAAAACGGCCCTTAAAGTGATCCTCAAGGACAGAGCCCCTAAAGAACCGATATTCACCACCCTTCTCGTTGAGGCGGAGGCAATCGTGAATTCAAGACCACTAACGCACGTTCCGGTTGGACAAGAAGGTGACGAAGCTCTCACACCATTTCATTTTCTGATCGGGACTTCCTCAACGGGAAACCATCATGTCGGCGCCGTCCCTCAAGACTTGTATGGTAGAACCGCTTGGAGGAAGACTGTGAGACTGGCGGATCTCTTTTGGCAGAGGTGGCTGAAAGAATACCTTCCAACCCTCGTTCCTCGGCGCAGCGGCAGCGAGGTTGAAGGAACCCCTCTCAGTGTGGGTGACCTCGTCCTTATTGTTGACGGGAATTTGCCGCGGGGAACTTGGCCCAGAGGTCGAGTAAAGAAACTGTTTCCGGGTGGAGATAACGTTGTTAGAGTGGCCGAGGTCTCCACAGCGGGAGGGGTGTTACGAAGACCGTTAAGAAAACTTGTTCGGTTGCCTGTCTGAAGGCCGTTGTATATACATACTGTGTATATCCCATTTTAAAAGGCCGGTCGTATCAATCTCTCCCGCTCTCACTCTTGTCCTTTGATACTCGTATTATATCATTGttgagagagagggagagatgTTACGAACGGCCTCCTTTTAATAGtctgtttttataattttattttttgtctatgaTTGTCTTCTTGTCATCTGTCTCTTCTTTACCCTGTAATCCTGTATCTtcctttattcctcttttttattATATCGCTTTCCCTTCCTTGAGCCTGGGTATCATTTTTATCCCTTTTCTATCCCAATTCCTAACATTTTTAGGAATTGGGATAGAAAAGGGATAAAGGAAGATACAGGATTACAGGGTAAAGAAGAGACAGAAAGATGACAAGTGAcatatagaaaaaatataaaaatataaaccatAAACGCTATCAAAAGAGGCCGTTCGTAACATCATGACCACTGACTCTTCAAGGGAGTGGTACCTTCCCCATTTCGGAGTCGTGAACCCTAATAAGCCCGGTAAGTTACGGGTTGTCCATGATGCTGCTGCCTGTGTCCAGGGAACTAGTCTTAATTCCCTTTTATTGAGTGGTCCTGATCTATTGTCGTCGCTCATTGATATAATTTACCGGTTTCGAGAAGATGAGGTTGCCATGACAGCTGATATCAGGGAGATGTTTCCTCAAATTAAGATTAGATCCCAGGACAGGGATGCACAGCGTTTCTTGTGGCGTGATT from Ostrinia nubilalis chromosome 8, ilOstNubi1.1, whole genome shotgun sequence includes the following:
- the LOC135074233 gene encoding uncharacterized protein LOC135074233 — encoded protein: MAAIRQGLPIPRQSKLQKLHVVLGEDGLLRLSGRVGVITGVPDAMNFPIILDGTHQAVRLLIEHEHRRLAHGNNETVVNELRQEFFILNLRSTVRSVGHRCQFCRIRKATAVIPPMGNLPASRLTHHCRPFTCVGLDYFGPVQVTIGRRHEKRYVALFTCLTTRAVHLEVVHDLSTDAAIMALRRFVARRGTPKEIWSDNGTSFVGATKFLRELYGPKLNDFTVNNGIEWRFIPPSAPSMGGAWERLVRSVKTALKVILKDRAPKEPIFTTLLVEAEAIVNSRPLTHVPVGQEGDEALTPFHFLIGTSSTGNHHVGAVPQDLYGRTAWRKTVRLADLFWQRWLKEYLPTLVPRRSGSEVEGTPLSVGDLVLIVDGNLPRGTWPRGRVKKLFPGGDNVVRVAEVSTAGGVLRRPLRKLVRLPV